In Chloracidobacterium sp., the following proteins share a genomic window:
- a CDS encoding DNA-3-methyladenine glycosylase 2 family protein, with product MAKTLTSRTLAAACRNLAAEHSELAFVHNNYGTPPLWDREPGFPTLLHIILEQQVSLASAKACFDKLTARLGDVSPENVLTLNDAEMKQVGFSRQKTAYARHLSEALLEERLELDSLYLLPDAEVKTQLLALKGIGEWTSDIYLLMALLRRDVMPRGDIALHTAWHRLSGEPKPSSDEFIDIAKRWRPFRSVAARLLWHYYLSERAAQRRPKTLGAGEMLPSSRLPMRANISELSGICYRNDERCEV from the coding sequence ATGGCTAAGACACTCACAAGTCGAACGCTCGCGGCCGCGTGCCGAAATCTCGCGGCTGAGCACAGCGAATTGGCATTTGTTCACAACAACTACGGGACGCCACCGCTGTGGGACCGCGAGCCGGGCTTTCCGACGCTCTTGCATATCATCCTCGAACAGCAGGTGTCTCTCGCGTCCGCCAAGGCTTGCTTTGATAAGCTCACCGCCCGCCTCGGCGACGTGTCGCCCGAGAATGTGTTGACGCTGAATGACGCCGAGATGAAGCAGGTCGGCTTTAGCCGGCAGAAAACCGCCTATGCCCGCCATCTGTCGGAAGCACTCTTGGAAGAACGACTCGAACTCGACAGCCTTTATCTGTTGCCCGATGCGGAGGTAAAGACCCAACTACTCGCCCTAAAGGGCATCGGCGAGTGGACCAGCGACATTTACCTGCTGATGGCTTTGCTGCGGCGCGACGTGATGCCGCGAGGCGATATCGCCCTGCACACGGCTTGGCATCGGCTCTCCGGCGAGCCGAAGCCGTCGTCGGACGAGTTTATTGATATCGCAAAGCGATGGCGGCCGTTTCGTTCGGTCGCTGCACGCCTGCTGTGGCATTACTACCTCAGTGAGCGCGCCGCTCAGCGCCGACCAAAGACGCTGGGTGCCGGCGAGATGCTTCCGAGTTCTCGCCTGCCTATGCGGGCAAACATTTCAGAACTCTCAGGCATCTGTTATCGTAACGACGAGAGATGCGAGGTGTGA
- a CDS encoding DEAD/DEAH box helicase, protein MRRRYDDKRRSHKSSRPREERRNKRSFAGESSAKSVVQPETPQQLRAVERLLSGIGVPEERPFEADPFQIEALTAIEHEDVLVTAPTGSGKTWIAREEIRRLLADGKRAWYTTPLKALTNSKYAEFQAEFGAENVGILTGDRKENSNAPIIVGTTEIYRNQLFDALREGFEVDADFVILDEAHYLADEERGHVWEEAIILSPPRIRLLLLSATVGGAEDFAAWIGEIRGTKVRVVKAGPRPVELRAAYLSGDLQLFPLLGPDGKFNRDLERFEKQRQHFGRRRRR, encoded by the coding sequence ATGCGCCGCCGATATGATGACAAACGCCGGAGCCACAAAAGCTCGCGGCCAAGAGAAGAACGAAGAAATAAACGCTCGTTTGCAGGCGAAAGTTCCGCAAAGAGCGTCGTTCAACCAGAAACGCCGCAACAATTACGTGCCGTCGAACGCCTCCTGAGCGGCATCGGCGTGCCCGAAGAGCGACCGTTCGAGGCCGATCCGTTCCAGATAGAGGCTCTTACGGCCATCGAACATGAGGACGTTCTCGTGACCGCGCCGACCGGCAGCGGCAAAACCTGGATCGCCCGCGAGGAGATTCGCCGGTTGCTCGCCGACGGCAAACGAGCATGGTACACAACGCCGCTTAAGGCTCTCACAAACTCGAAATACGCCGAGTTTCAGGCCGAATTCGGTGCCGAGAACGTCGGCATACTTACCGGTGACCGCAAGGAGAACTCGAATGCCCCTATCATCGTCGGGACGACGGAGATCTACCGAAATCAGCTATTCGACGCCCTGCGCGAGGGCTTTGAAGTTGACGCCGACTTTGTCATCCTCGATGAGGCCCACTATCTCGCCGACGAAGAACGCGGGCATGTATGGGAAGAGGCGATCATCCTGTCACCGCCGCGGATCCGGCTGTTGCTCCTATCGGCAACTGTCGGCGGAGCGGAGGACTTCGCGGCTTGGATAGGCGAGATCCGCGGCACAAAGGTACGCGTGGTCAAGGCCGGGCCGCGTCCTGTCGAGCTTCGGGCTGCGTATCTCTCGGGTGATCTGCAGTTGTTTCCACTGCTCGGCCCGGACGGCAAATTCAACCGTGACCTTGAACGGTTTGAGAAGCAGCGGCAGCATTTTGGTCGACGTCGCCGGCGTTAG
- the secA gene encoding preprotein translocase subunit SecA — MATNKFADKLVKKIFGSSSDVFLKNVKSTVAEINAFEPRMQAMSDDELKAQTPKFKENIKQHLDGIDDKDERRKAEQSILSEILPEAFATIREASKRVTGMRHFDVQLIGGIALHQGRIAEMRTGEGKTLVATLPSYLNGLTGRGVHVVTVNDYLASRDAEWMGRIHKFLGLKVGCIQNDMDDVARKDAYACDITYGTNNEFGFDYLRDNMKFDVESLVQPDHYFAIIDEVDSILIDEARTPLIISGASDEATDKYYTANQIIPQLEKGTKDEETKVTTGDYLVDEKNHSAVLTEQGVTRAEKLLGVSNLYDPSNMDMLHCVESALKAHTLYKLDHHYVVQEGEVIIVDDFTGRLMHGRRWSDGLHQAVEAKEGVQIERENQTLATITLQNYFRMYEKLGGMTGTAETEAEEFNTVYGLDVVQIPTNMPMVRVDSSDMIYRTLPEKWDAVCEEIKELHEKGQPVLVGTVSVENSELVAAKLKAMGVPHNVLNAKYHEREAEIIAQAGRKGAVTIATNMAGRGTDILLGGNPESLARDYLKRQEINPDEATEEQFEEELKKAKAVVKEEAKEVIAAGGLHILGTERHESRRIDNQLRGRAGRQGDPGSSRFVLSLEDDLMRIFAGDKVRSMMEWLGMENGVAIESKTVSRQIERAQRAVEARNFETRKHVLKYDDVMNRQRETIYGLRRQLMFEPEHREYLLGESGVAKDLLHDLTASFLRLDTGVDNWEIDTYAAEIESIYSIDPAKDANVDFSIDGPDTVEEKVWQKAIKSYEEKEKLAGTESLRAYERYIMLNIIDSQWKDHLLSIDHVKQGIGLVGYGQKDPLVEYKKQSFDMFQDMLDRIDTNTTKALFNLEVVSQDDREERERLERLEMQRARRQAAGMAFTGAMATADAAGAEAARHTPFVRDTPKMKPNEPCYCGSGKKFKKCHGAGG; from the coding sequence ATGGCAACGAACAAGTTTGCAGATAAGTTAGTCAAGAAGATATTCGGCTCATCGAGCGATGTCTTTCTCAAAAATGTAAAGTCAACGGTCGCTGAGATCAACGCGTTCGAGCCGCGAATGCAGGCGATGAGCGACGACGAGCTAAAGGCGCAGACGCCGAAGTTCAAAGAGAACATCAAACAGCATCTCGACGGCATTGACGACAAGGACGAACGCCGAAAGGCCGAGCAGAGTATCCTGAGCGAGATACTGCCCGAAGCATTCGCTACGATACGCGAGGCGTCGAAGCGCGTCACCGGAATGCGCCATTTTGACGTGCAGCTGATCGGCGGTATCGCCTTGCATCAGGGCCGCATCGCCGAGATGCGCACGGGTGAAGGCAAGACGCTGGTCGCGACGCTTCCCTCTTACCTCAACGGCCTCACCGGCCGGGGCGTTCACGTCGTGACGGTCAATGATTACCTCGCATCGCGCGACGCCGAGTGGATGGGCCGCATTCACAAATTCCTCGGCCTCAAGGTCGGCTGCATCCAGAACGACATGGACGACGTCGCCCGCAAGGACGCCTACGCATGCGACATCACGTACGGGACGAATAACGAATTCGGCTTCGATTATCTGCGTGACAATATGAAGTTCGACGTCGAATCGCTCGTCCAGCCGGACCATTACTTCGCCATCATCGATGAGGTCGATTCGATCCTGATCGACGAAGCTCGAACGCCGCTCATCATCTCGGGCGCGTCGGACGAGGCGACCGACAAATACTACACCGCCAACCAGATCATCCCGCAGCTCGAGAAGGGCACTAAGGACGAGGAGACAAAGGTGACGACCGGCGATTATCTCGTCGATGAAAAGAATCACTCGGCGGTACTCACCGAGCAGGGCGTCACGCGGGCAGAGAAACTTCTCGGCGTCTCAAACCTCTACGACCCGTCAAACATGGACATGCTCCATTGCGTCGAGTCGGCCTTGAAGGCACACACGCTCTACAAGCTCGATCATCATTACGTCGTGCAGGAAGGTGAGGTAATTATCGTTGACGATTTTACCGGCCGTCTGATGCACGGCCGCCGTTGGTCTGACGGACTGCACCAGGCTGTGGAGGCGAAAGAAGGTGTCCAGATCGAGCGAGAGAATCAGACGCTCGCGACCATTACGCTGCAGAATTACTTCCGCATGTACGAAAAGCTCGGCGGCATGACCGGAACGGCCGAGACCGAGGCTGAGGAATTCAATACGGTTTACGGCCTCGACGTGGTTCAGATCCCGACAAACATGCCGATGGTCCGCGTGGATTCGTCAGATATGATCTACCGCACGCTGCCCGAAAAATGGGACGCCGTTTGTGAAGAGATCAAGGAGCTTCATGAAAAAGGCCAGCCGGTCCTGGTCGGCACTGTGTCGGTCGAGAACTCTGAACTCGTCGCCGCCAAGCTCAAGGCCATGGGCGTGCCTCACAACGTCCTCAACGCCAAATATCACGAGCGCGAGGCTGAGATCATCGCCCAGGCGGGCCGAAAAGGTGCCGTCACGATCGCGACCAACATGGCCGGCCGCGGAACGGACATCCTGCTCGGCGGCAATCCGGAATCGCTCGCCCGCGACTATCTAAAGCGTCAGGAGATAAATCCTGATGAGGCGACCGAGGAGCAGTTTGAGGAGGAGCTAAAGAAGGCAAAAGCCGTCGTCAAAGAAGAGGCAAAAGAGGTGATCGCCGCGGGCGGCCTGCACATTCTGGGCACCGAACGCCACGAATCGCGGCGTATCGACAATCAGCTTCGCGGACGCGCCGGCCGTCAGGGCGATCCGGGAAGTTCGCGATTCGTGCTGTCATTGGAAGACGATCTGATGCGCATCTTCGCAGGCGACAAGGTCCGCTCGATGATGGAATGGCTCGGCATGGAGAATGGCGTCGCCATCGAATCAAAAACGGTCTCGCGTCAGATCGAGCGCGCCCAGCGTGCGGTCGAGGCGCGTAACTTTGAGACACGCAAACACGTCCTCAAATACGATGATGTGATGAACCGCCAGCGCGAGACCATCTACGGCCTGCGTCGGCAGCTGATGTTCGAACCGGAACACCGTGAGTATCTGCTCGGCGAGAGCGGCGTCGCAAAAGACCTGCTCCACGACCTGACCGCGAGTTTCCTCCGACTCGACACGGGCGTCGATAATTGGGAGATCGATACATACGCAGCCGAGATCGAAAGCATCTACTCGATCGATCCTGCAAAAGATGCCAATGTTGATTTCAGTATCGATGGCCCTGACACTGTAGAAGAAAAAGTCTGGCAAAAAGCGATCAAGAGCTACGAAGAAAAAGAGAAGCTCGCCGGAACGGAATCACTGCGCGCCTACGAGCGATACATCATGCTCAACATCATCGACAGCCAGTGGAAAGACCACCTGCTGTCGATCGACCACGTCAAACAGGGCATCGGCCTCGTTGGCTATGGGCAAAAAGACCCGCTCGTGGAATACAAGAAGCAATCGTTCGATATGTTCCAGGACATGCTCGACCGCATCGACACGAACACGACAAAGGCTCTCTTTAACCTCGAGGTCGTCTCACAGGACGATCGCGAGGAACGCGAGCGGCTCGAACGATTGGAGATGCAGCGTGCCCGCCGACAGGCCGCCGGCATGGCATTCACCGGCGCAATGGCAACAGCCGACGCCGCAGGTGCCGAGGCCGCCAGACACACGCCCTTTGTCCGCGACACGCCAAAAATGAAACCCAACGAACCATGCTACTGCGGCAGCGGGAAGAAATTCAAGAAATGCCACGGCGCAGGTGGTTGA
- a CDS encoding nuclear transport factor 2 family protein — protein MKKIISISIVILVSAFAAVAQCSDADKKALEALDHAWSEAGQKGDRAALMAFYADDYVGLPGMVSKTVAIDNAMRAFERNKANPAGADRTTYDNYIISCTPNTATVTHRNTVWTPMGEGGKPETYYSRSVHVLEKRSGKWQVVSNAGNDLDEYAIIWYLEQDWNTAFWKKDGEWFKKNFAADFSNIGSDTGAVTGKDAAIGEIVNDKSTYDLVETQDMDISLEGRTARVTGIFHLRGKGSDGKAFDTKIRYTDIWVKRDGHWVAWSSQGTIMK, from the coding sequence ATGAAGAAGATAATATCGATCTCGATCGTGATACTTGTGTCCGCGTTCGCGGCGGTCGCTCAATGCAGCGATGCTGATAAGAAGGCGCTCGAGGCGCTTGACCATGCCTGGAGCGAAGCGGGGCAGAAGGGGGACCGGGCCGCCCTTATGGCATTTTATGCTGACGATTATGTCGGCCTCCCCGGAATGGTGAGCAAAACCGTTGCTATTGACAATGCGATGCGGGCGTTCGAGCGGAACAAGGCCAATCCCGCGGGCGCCGATAGGACGACTTATGACAATTACATCATCAGCTGCACGCCAAACACTGCGACGGTCACGCATCGGAACACCGTATGGACGCCGATGGGCGAAGGCGGCAAGCCTGAGACATATTATTCACGAAGCGTTCACGTGCTGGAGAAACGCAGCGGGAAATGGCAAGTAGTAAGCAATGCCGGGAACGACCTCGATGAGTATGCCATCATTTGGTATCTCGAACAGGATTGGAATACCGCGTTCTGGAAGAAGGACGGCGAGTGGTTCAAGAAGAACTTTGCCGCCGACTTTAGCAATATCGGAAGCGATACGGGCGCCGTGACCGGCAAGGATGCCGCCATCGGAGAGATAGTAAACGACAAGAGCACATACGACCTTGTCGAAACGCAGGATATGGACATTAGCCTGGAAGGAAGGACGGCCCGCGTAACAGGCATTTTCCACCTCAGAGGAAAAGGTAGTGACGGCAAGGCATTTGATACCAAGATCCGCTACACCGATATTTGGGTCAAACGCGACGGCCATTGGGTCGCATGGTCGTCACAGGGGACGATCATGAAATAG
- a CDS encoding dipeptidase has product MKTLVSLLLLVGCAAAGFAQTMPVGGDAVVWAKALKIHRKAIVVDGHNDITSPMVDEDFDLSTNTVGKYHKDGDPFHTDIARLKAGGITGEFFSIYVGGNRMKTHDAMRRAMELIDATYREAERHPNDLSMCTTAAEIRRAKKAKKVCALMGIEGGYAIENSLNALRNFYRLGIRYMTLTHNVTHDWADSHVTEPRHGGLNDFGREVVKEMNRLGMLVDISHVSVDTMNDVLDVTTAPIIASHSSARGVHDHTRNVPDDVLKRIAKNGGVVMINFLPMFLDARSAKESTERSSRLRPQLEELRKQYKDDAVGLNEAERRLLAANPIYTPSYTRIVDHIDHIKNLLGSVDNIGLGSDYDGIPSLPAGMNGAEDTPLVTYEMLRRGYSETDIRKVLGENFLRAFAQAERVAGNRQISGQGSLMKMPRPK; this is encoded by the coding sequence ATGAAAACACTAGTTTCTCTGCTTCTCCTTGTCGGCTGTGCTGCGGCCGGTTTTGCCCAAACAATGCCCGTCGGGGGCGATGCGGTCGTGTGGGCAAAGGCCCTTAAGATCCACCGGAAGGCGATCGTCGTTGACGGCCACAATGACATCACGTCACCGATGGTCGATGAGGACTTTGACCTTTCGACGAATACGGTAGGCAAATATCACAAGGACGGCGACCCCTTCCACACTGATATTGCCCGTTTGAAGGCCGGAGGCATTACCGGCGAGTTCTTCTCAATCTACGTCGGCGGCAATCGAATGAAAACTCACGACGCGATGCGCCGCGCGATGGAATTGATCGACGCGACCTATCGCGAGGCCGAACGGCATCCGAACGATCTGTCGATGTGCACGACAGCGGCCGAGATCCGGCGTGCAAAGAAGGCTAAGAAGGTATGTGCCCTGATGGGTATCGAGGGGGGCTATGCCATCGAGAACTCGCTAAATGCTCTACGCAATTTCTATCGCCTGGGCATTCGCTATATGACGCTGACGCACAATGTCACGCATGACTGGGCGGATTCACACGTGACCGAGCCAAGGCACGGCGGACTTAACGACTTTGGCCGCGAGGTCGTAAAAGAGATGAACCGGCTCGGTATGCTGGTCGATATCTCGCACGTCTCGGTCGATACGATGAACGACGTCCTTGACGTCACAACGGCGCCGATCATCGCATCGCACTCGTCCGCCCGGGGCGTCCACGATCATACTCGCAACGTCCCTGACGACGTGCTCAAGCGGATCGCCAAGAACGGCGGCGTCGTGATGATAAACTTCCTGCCGATGTTCCTCGACGCCCGTTCCGCAAAGGAATCGACGGAACGCTCCTCCCGATTGCGTCCTCAGCTCGAGGAGCTTAGGAAGCAGTACAAGGATGACGCCGTGGGCCTTAATGAGGCCGAGCGACGCCTGTTGGCGGCGAATCCGATCTATACTCCATCCTACACGCGGATCGTAGACCACATCGACCACATCAAGAACCTGCTTGGCTCGGTCGATAACATCGGCCTCGGCAGCGATTATGACGGCATTCCGTCGCTCCCGGCCGGAATGAACGGCGCCGAGGACACGCCGCTGGTCACATACGAGATGCTTCGCCGCGGCTACAGCGAGACTGACATTCGCAAGGTGTTGGGCGAGAACTTCCTCCGCGCCTTTGCACAAGCCGAACGCGTCGCCGGAAACCGCCAGATCAGCGGACAGGGAAGCCTGATGAAGATGCCGCGGCCCAAGTAG
- a CDS encoding PAS domain S-box protein, giving the protein MARKTPKSKCEAPSVMPSEATFQAFIENLPVMFYAVTPSAPHRPIYISPTFESFGYPLEEWMTDSDIWDKVIHPEDRERVLVATRKAMESGDSIDFEYRVVCADGRVVWVRDRSCFIHDREGKPLCWQGIILDITERMAAESELQKREKLYRTLAQTIPRTAVLLFDHDYRYTLAEGEQLKNHQWSKAMFEDRTLFEVFPPEIADEWSGYYERALAGERVTVDLDNDEGAFRVNVLPVHGEDGQIFAGMVMWQDITEEKRADDILRESEERYRQLFENANDIIYAHDLSGNYISMNQAAERVLGYSREETLAMNMTAIVAPEQLEMVREKLSQKLDGDVGQTIYEVDCLRKDGSWATLEVNSSLIMANGEPIAVQGIARDITERKEAREALTKSEERYRDLFENANDLIYTHDLAGNFTSLNRAGELITGYTREEALHKNIAEVVAPEFLEGARTMTAKKLDGDKPTTYELEVISKDGRRVTLELSTRLIVSPDGLPLGVQGLGRDITQRRETEASLRKALSLFSSTFESTADGIVVMGLDQQIVTCNRKFIEMWGVDEEIIDSEDGARLIAYVASRLKDPDELLENLIKVYDDPMATASQLLELKDGRIFERYSQPQMLEDKPVGRVACFRDITERTQAEERLRHYALHDALTDLPNRVQFMNHLTQAVDRATGNDYARFAVLFLDLDRFKVINDSLGHAVGDKLLVAIAEKLTACVRPGDVVARLGGDEFTILLNRSGDLSEVGGVAERLQARISEPIKINNYEVFTTASIGIVVSSSVERSAEDFLRDADAAMYRAKEAGKARYEVFDREMHVRNMNLLQIETDLRHAVERQEFEVLYQPIVDLATGKANEFEALIRWRHPAHGLVTPDEFVHVAEETGLIIPIGKWILEEACRQTAEWQHRFGRDLGISVNLSAKQLMHPTLTAQVRDVLFESGLAPNQLKLEVTESTVMEHSERSMNVLSELDELGVTLSTDDFGTGFSSLSYLQKFPFERLKIDRSFVRVMDDDEKSGAIVKTILMLGENLGIEVVAEGIETAEQLEQLRQLGCGVGQGYLFSRPIDREAAAAFIEGGANAFADKATLILSSAGPTIEVSDVQ; this is encoded by the coding sequence ATGGCTCGAAAAACGCCAAAAAGTAAATGCGAAGCGCCGTCGGTGATGCCCTCGGAGGCGACCTTTCAGGCATTCATAGAGAACCTGCCGGTGATGTTTTATGCGGTCACGCCGTCTGCGCCGCACCGGCCGATCTATATCAGCCCGACCTTTGAGAGCTTCGGATATCCGCTCGAGGAATGGATGACCGATTCGGACATTTGGGACAAGGTTATCCACCCGGAAGATCGCGAGCGCGTACTCGTCGCAACCCGCAAGGCAATGGAATCGGGAGACAGTATCGACTTTGAGTACCGAGTCGTTTGCGCTGACGGCCGCGTCGTTTGGGTGCGTGACCGTAGCTGCTTTATCCATGACCGTGAAGGAAAACCCTTGTGCTGGCAGGGCATCATCCTTGACATAACCGAAAGAATGGCCGCCGAGAGCGAGTTACAGAAAAGGGAGAAGCTCTATCGGACACTGGCACAGACCATTCCACGCACGGCCGTGCTGCTCTTCGATCACGACTACCGCTACACGCTGGCCGAGGGCGAACAACTCAAGAATCATCAGTGGTCGAAGGCGATGTTTGAGGACAGGACACTGTTTGAGGTGTTTCCGCCTGAAATCGCCGACGAATGGTCGGGTTATTATGAGCGGGCATTGGCCGGTGAGCGGGTCACGGTCGATCTGGACAATGATGAGGGCGCATTTCGAGTAAACGTCCTGCCGGTCCATGGCGAAGATGGCCAGATCTTTGCCGGTATGGTGATGTGGCAGGACATAACCGAGGAGAAGCGAGCCGATGACATCCTTCGCGAAAGCGAGGAACGATATCGCCAGTTGTTCGAGAATGCCAACGACATCATCTACGCCCACGACCTCAGCGGCAATTACATTTCAATGAACCAGGCCGCCGAACGCGTTCTTGGCTACAGCCGCGAGGAAACGCTCGCGATGAACATGACGGCAATCGTCGCTCCCGAGCAGCTCGAAATGGTCCGCGAAAAGTTATCGCAAAAGCTTGATGGCGACGTTGGACAAACGATCTATGAGGTTGACTGCCTTCGCAAGGACGGTTCGTGGGCGACGCTGGAGGTCAACAGCAGCCTCATCATGGCAAACGGTGAGCCGATTGCCGTTCAGGGGATCGCGAGAGATATTACTGAACGAAAAGAGGCCCGTGAGGCGCTTACGAAGAGCGAAGAGCGCTATCGCGACCTGTTTGAGAACGCCAACGACCTGATCTACACACATGACCTGGCAGGCAACTTTACGTCGTTGAACCGTGCGGGCGAGCTCATCACCGGCTACACCCGCGAAGAGGCCCTGCACAAGAACATTGCTGAGGTGGTCGCCCCCGAGTTCCTTGAGGGAGCCCGCACCATGACCGCGAAGAAACTCGATGGTGATAAGCCGACGACCTACGAGTTGGAGGTCATTTCCAAGGACGGCCGGCGTGTCACGCTTGAACTCAGTACGCGTCTGATAGTATCGCCCGACGGGCTTCCGCTCGGCGTCCAGGGCCTGGGCCGCGATATCACGCAGCGGCGAGAGACCGAGGCATCACTCCGCAAGGCATTATCGCTATTCTCTTCTACATTCGAATCGACGGCCGACGGCATCGTCGTGATGGGTCTCGATCAGCAGATTGTGACCTGCAACCGCAAGTTCATTGAGATGTGGGGCGTCGATGAGGAGATTATTGATTCAGAGGACGGAGCGCGGCTTATCGCGTATGTTGCCAGCCGGTTGAAGGACCCCGACGAACTCCTCGAGAACCTGATCAAGGTCTACGACGATCCTATGGCAACCGCATCGCAGCTGCTTGAGCTTAAGGACGGCCGGATCTTCGAGCGATATTCGCAGCCGCAGATGCTCGAGGACAAACCTGTAGGCCGAGTGGCTTGTTTCCGCGATATAACCGAACGCACTCAAGCCGAGGAACGGCTGCGGCATTACGCACTGCATGATGCCCTGACCGACCTGCCGAATCGCGTACAGTTCATGAACCATCTGACACAGGCAGTTGACCGAGCCACGGGCAACGACTATGCGCGTTTCGCGGTCCTATTTCTCGACCTCGACCGATTCAAGGTCATCAACGATAGTCTCGGCCACGCTGTGGGCGACAAGCTGCTGGTCGCGATCGCCGAGAAGCTCACGGCCTGCGTGCGTCCCGGCGATGTCGTCGCTCGGCTCGGTGGCGACGAGTTTACGATCCTGCTCAACCGCAGCGGAGACCTGAGCGAGGTCGGCGGCGTCGCGGAACGCCTGCAAGCGCGAATCTCTGAACCGATCAAGATCAATAACTACGAGGTGTTCACGACCGCCAGTATCGGCATCGTGGTCTCATCGAGCGTTGAGCGAAGCGCGGAAGATTTCCTGCGAGATGCCGACGCCGCAATGTATCGGGCAAAAGAGGCCGGTAAGGCCCGATACGAGGTCTTTGACCGCGAGATGCATGTCCGTAACATGAATCTGCTTCAGATCGAGACCGACCTCCGGCACGCCGTGGAGCGACAGGAATTTGAGGTCCTCTATCAGCCGATCGTCGATCTCGCGACGGGAAAGGCAAACGAATTTGAGGCTCTCATTCGCTGGCGGCATCCTGCGCACGGGCTGGTGACGCCGGACGAATTTGTCCACGTCGCTGAGGAAACGGGGCTTATCATCCCAATCGGCAAATGGATCCTCGAGGAGGCGTGTCGCCAGACTGCAGAATGGCAGCACCGCTTTGGCCGGGATCTCGGCATCAGCGTCAACCTCTCGGCAAAGCAGTTAATGCATCCTACGCTGACGGCGCAGGTCCGCGATGTGCTGTTCGAGAGCGGCCTTGCCCCCAACCAACTAAAGCTCGAGGTCACCGAGAGCACCGTAATGGAGCACAGCGAAAGGTCAATGAACGTCCTCTCCGAGCTCGATGAATTGGGCGTCACGCTCTCAACCGACGATTTCGGCACCGGCTTTTCGAGCCTGAGCTATCTGCAGAAGTTCCCATTCGAACGGCTGAAGATCGACCGCTCGTTCGTCCGCGTTATGGACGACGATGAAAAGAGCGGCGCCATCGTCAAGACCATTCTCATGCTTGGTGAGAACCTTGGCATCGAGGTCGTGGCCGAGGGCATCGAGACGGCCGAGCAATTAGAACAACTTCGTCAGCTCGGTTGCGGCGTCGGCCAAGGCTACCTGTTCTCGCGCCCGATCGACCGCGAAGCCGCGGCCGCATTTATCGAGGGCGGTGCAAATGCATTCGCAGACAAGGCAACGCTCATCCTAAGTTCGGCCGGCCCGACCATCGAGGTCAGCGACGTTCAGTAA
- a CDS encoding serine hydrolase has protein sequence MMSFFRIAIAACSITFAVTAVAAQRREIVKPRDYSPPALTHSDELGKLIRTAVARIVDANRPSPVKGTELAVTVIDLTEIANIRWSSYRGDEPIYPASVVKMFYMAALERQLEDKKITMTAELERGLRDMIVDSSNEATQYILDVLTDTSSGAELPQRQFETWQFKRNRVNRWLTSMGYTNINVNQKTFCEDAYGIEQQSRAYKGQNRNMLTTNATARMLAEIVTGRIAKPERTARMMGLLRRDPFAKATDPDSQANGFSGIALIERKMTSAKLWSKAGWTSKARHDAAYIETPDGSRMVVAVYTEDHANERDIIPTIVGTIIDGIVTERR, from the coding sequence ATGATGTCATTCTTCCGAATCGCAATAGCCGCTTGCTCGATCACGTTCGCTGTCACAGCCGTTGCCGCTCAAAGGCGAGAGATCGTTAAGCCGCGCGACTACAGTCCACCAGCCCTCACGCACTCAGATGAACTAGGCAAGTTGATCCGCACTGCCGTGGCCCGTATTGTCGATGCCAACAGGCCATCGCCTGTAAAGGGTACAGAACTCGCGGTAACGGTGATCGACCTGACGGAAATCGCAAATATCCGTTGGAGTTCATACCGCGGCGATGAGCCGATATATCCGGCGAGCGTAGTGAAGATGTTCTACATGGCTGCGCTCGAGCGGCAGCTTGAGGACAAAAAGATCACAATGACCGCCGAGCTTGAACGCGGCCTCAGGGACATGATAGTCGATTCGAGCAATGAGGCGACCCAGTATATCCTCGACGTTCTGACCGACACATCAAGCGGAGCCGAGTTGCCCCAAAGGCAGTTTGAGACGTGGCAATTCAAGCGAAACCGTGTCAATCGCTGGCTCACATCGATGGGCTATACAAATATCAACGTCAACCAGAAAACTTTTTGCGAGGATGCCTACGGCATCGAGCAGCAGTCGCGTGCCTACAAAGGCCAGAATCGCAATATGCTGACGACGAACGCGACCGCAAGGATGTTGGCCGAGATCGTGACAGGACGGATCGCGAAGCCCGAGCGGACCGCTCGAATGATGGGCCTGCTCAGGCGTGACCCGTTCGCAAAGGCTACGGATCCGGACAGCCAGGCAAACGGCTTCAGCGGTATAGCTCTGATAGAGCGCAAGATGACGAGCGCAAAGCTGTGGTCAAAAGCCGGCTGGACGAGCAAGGCGCGTCACGATGCCGCCTATATCGAAACACCCGACGGGTCGAGGATGGTAGTCGCCGTTTATACTGAGGACCACGCCAACGAACGCGACATCATTCCGACGATCGTCGGAACGATCATTGACGGCATTGTTACTGAACGTCGCTGA